The sequence AAATACGCATAACACTCATTTATAAAGAAAATTCAAAAATATTTTAAAACTTGTGACTTTTTTTTATGAGCAAAAAAAATGTCACAGTTTTTGTGACATTATTGATTTAGAATAGAGAATGTCACAGCTTTTGTGACGAAGTGAAAAATAGAATCTATTTTGTCACAGCAATTTGAAGTAGAATACTATATCCACCGCAAAAAAAATGCCAAAGTTTAGCATTGCTTTCAACACGCCTAATAGCATTTATGATTTTCACACCAATGAAATGGCTTTGTTTTTGTAGTATAAAATTACAACACCATTTATGGCTTGAGTTTACAGTAAATTCAAACTATAAATGATATAAATTTAAAAAATACTATATCATGGAAAAAATAAAAATCAGAGAACTATTGGGCATGAAGCAAGAAGAGATTGCTTTACTACTAGAAATTACAAGAAGTCAGTGGGCGATGTATGAAACTGGAAAACGTGATTTACCTACAGCTGCCAAATTAAAACTAGCTGAAATGCTAGCTTTTGTACAAAAAAAAGACAGTTATTGGAAAAAAGAATTACCCATTCATAAAGAACAAACATTGCAAAAGAAAAAGAAACTAGAAGATTTAATTGTAATTAACAAACACCATCAATTTATAACCGAATTAAAACTTAAGGATATAAAGAAGAAGTATAACGTGAATTTCAACCGACTAAAAACAATGCGTTATTTTGAAATGAACCCTCAAAAATTGAGCAAAAAAGAAAATTTATTATTAGAAGTAATGAGCAATAGAGCGAAAAATGAAATAGAGAAAAAAGGACTTTTGAAACAACTAGAAATCGAAGTTAAACTGGAAACGCTACAAGAAGAAGAGAAAGTATTGAAGAAAAAATTGAATGATTTAGGATAATATTTTTGTCCCGTTTTAAAATAAGTTTGTTTGTTTTTATCGCATGCATGACATTTGTTATTATTTCTTTCAAAACTGACTTGTAAACTGGCTGTTTTATCCTCATGAAACGAACACAACAACATATTGTTTTTGTCTAATTTTAAATGGTAATGTTGTAGTACTTCAGCAATTGTAAGCCTAGATTTTATTTCTTCTATGCTCATGCTTTTTGTGGTGTTAGGATAATTTTTTCGTTTTCATAGCTTACTATCATGGTGGTGTTTGCTGTAAACCCTAGTTCTTCTATTAAAGGCACGGCAATATAACAATAAACAGAAATAACTTAACCTATTGACACAAAGTAGATAAGTCTAACATCTTTTATCTATTATCTTTCGTCGGTTTAATAACCATATTCCGTTTAAACGTATTCGGCTACGTGCTTGCTTTTTCTATAGGCTCTCGGACTGTATTTGCTATAGACTTTGAGTTATTATGTTTCCATTGTTTGTAGTGATGAAATTATTTTTGGATATTTATATCTATTATACAATATTATAAAATATGCATTATACATCCAATTTAATATTTAATTAATTCTTATATTTGATTAAAATAACATATTCCAATACATTTGTAGATATAAATACCAATTATCATGAATATAGGAGATAAAATAAAAGCCGTAAGAGAAGCAAAAAATCTTTCTCAAAAAGAAATTTCTAATATGGTTCAAATGGATCAGAGTCAATATTCTAAGATTGAGAATGGAAAAACTGACCCTACCACTAATACATTAGAAAAAATAGCAAAAGCTTTAGGAATTGAATTGTCTGAACTTTTTATTAGTGATAAAATTTTTAAGGACATTAACTCAGCCGATAAAACTATTATGGAAAAAATACGTTTAATAGAAATGTTAGATGAAAAAGAACAAGCTTCAATTTATAATATTGTTGATGGCTTAGTAGCTAGTAAGAGATTAAGAAATAGTCTTTCTAATGCCTTATCTCTTTAATTTAAAAAATAAAATAGTATGTACACAACTTATCATTTATCATCAGCTGAAGAAATTACTACCGATATTTTAGACGCTATTAAAGCCAATTTTAAATCTAAAGCTATTGTTATTACAGTAGAAGCTGAAGAAGATTATGAACTCTCACAAGAGATGAAAGATATACTCGATAAACGATTAGCAGAAGACAAAAGCGATTATATTTCTGCTGAACAATCTATTAATGAGCTAAAACAAAAGTATGGCTTATAAGATTGTAGTTTCTCCAAGAGCACAAAAAGAAATTATAAAAGCTATTGATTATTATTTAGAACGTAGTGAAGATGCTCCCAGCAATTTTATTACCCAACTTGAAAAATGTTATGCCTTTTTAGAGAGCAACCCTTTCTTTGTTATTAGATACAAAAATGTAAGAAGCTTAAAACTTAAAAAGTTTCCGTATTCTTTATATTTTAATGTTAATGAAAAAACGGAAGTAATAGAAATACTCTCTTGTTTTCATAATAGGCTAAATCCTAAAAAAAGACCTAAACGATAATCGTTACACTTCTTTAAAAAAACAACAAAAGCACCCTTTTTTAAAAGAGTGCTTTTTGCTTTTTTATTTATGGCTCAAAGTGAGGACACTTTGCGCAGCTGGGTAAACAAAAATGTTGAACTTCTTTAGAGCCTTTATTAGACCGCTATGTCTATCATTCTATTTGAAGCAATTCAACTGGGTTCAAGGAGAAGGCAGAGGACTAATGCGCAGCATAGTTCTTAACTAGCAAAGTCTAAAGTTCACCTCTGCTTCTCTTTGAATAAATTTAATCATTTTTTATTCAATCCAAAGTAAAGGCAAAGTCTCCCGACTTTGAGCTAAATTATAAAAAATAATTGACTTAAGTATTTGACATTTGAAAATCCTTTAGTAATAGTAAATAAAATAAATGTTGTATTGATTAGCCCTCAAAGTCAGGAGGAACGGAGAGCTTTGGTTTAATTTTCGTCAACTTCTAATTTTGAGAAATAATAAATATTAAAAATAAGCCCTCCTTGGTAGATGTTTTTTATGTCTTCGAAGTAAGCTGTTAATGAAATATAAGAATTATTCAAATCAAACAAATCATTTGCGTTTCTTTCGCAATTATCAAAGAAATCATAATTAATCATTAGGGAATTTACATAAATACTGTATTGTGCATCTTCTTTATTAAGAAATAATCTGCCATATCTACCTGAATCAACAAAATAACCTTTAATATAAAGTTTTTTTTCTTTGTAAAGATTTCCATTTGCAATTAAATCGATAATTGAAACGTGTTCTACTGTGTTTTTCGTATTTGTCTGTGAATAACCTATAAGGCTAAACAAGAACAGTATAATCATACCTATAATTTTCTTCATTACATTTTGTTTTTATTTATAGTAAAAACCACGCTACGTAAAGCCTCCCGACTTTGAGCTAAATTATAAAAAACAATTGACTTAAGTATTTGATAATTGAGAATCCTATTGTAATAGCAGATTAAATGAAGATTGTATTGATTAGCCCTCAAAGTCAGGAGACTTTGAGGAACGGAGAGCTTTGGTTTAATTAAATTTCAACTAAATTCCGATAATCATATTTTTGATATTCTGAAATCTTTTTCTTTTGTTTCTTCAATTCAATTAATTCATTTTTAACTTGCACCATGTACCAATGTTCTGGTTTTGTATGAGAAAATGCACTAAGCTTCAATACAACTTCAGCATTCAACTTTCTTTCACCTGACAGGTATTTTTGAAGGTTACTATCACGCATTTCAAAATAAGCAGCTAGTCTCTTTTTTGTTAAATTAAGAACTTTTAAATACATTTTTACAAAATCAAGAATCTTTATAACTTCGGCATCGTCATTCTCATTTTTAATATAGTCCTCTAATTTGTATTGTATAGAAAGTAGCTTATTCGTTAGCATTCTTTCTTTAGATTGCTTAGCAGAATTAGCAGAAATAAATTCTTTTAACCCGCTTTTCTTTTTGTCATTCCAAATATCTTCGATTTTAATCTCTTTACTTTTCATAACGTTTAATTTAAAAATTCATCTATTAACTTTTCACTTCCTTCAGGCGGTATAACCATCATCGTATCACCATATTTCAATGCATTATATTTCTTTGAATACATTGCCATCAGTTTAATTTCATCTTCTTTGTCCACTTCAAGTACATCGAACGCAAGCCAACCTCTATACGTATCATCACCCTTCATAAAACTTAATCTACAAGCAAAAGCAATCAAACAACCTGCCACTTTCTCATATCGCCTAGATTTACCCTTATTGTGAGGTGCTATCTCCACAAATGCCATATACGGTTCAATTTTATTTTTCATTTCAAAAATCAAGCAACCTTCAATTATAGAGGGCGAATCTTCACAAACTACTACAAATGTTTGAAACCGTCTTTCTTTAGAATGCTTTTTAAAATTAAACCTCCAACCATCTGCTATTGACGGAAGATTTAATTTTATTATCTTTGAATCAAATATATCTGCATCGATTAATAATTTATCCTCAACTCTTAATATTTTTATTTTCATCAAGCTTTAATTGATCAAAACAAATATAACAATAATTATACATATTGTATAATTTAAAATATTAAATTTTTCTAATTACTCAATAGGAAAATATTTGTTTATTAGCTCCAGTGTTCTACGGTTGAGATTCTTTGATGGTTTAATATGAGTTGTACCATTATCCAAATCCACGTATTCAACTTCTAATCGTTTAATTTCGCAGCTAACTAAACCCTTACAAACCAACGAATTAATAAGAACGTTGTTACGGACGTATAAAAACCTATAGCGATTTTCTCAGTTGGTTAATAGTTGAAGTTTCTCGCTGGTAAATAAATCTTGAACTTGAATAGCCTGATTGCAGTTTACTTTAACTATTTCCTACTCGACAAATAGACTCCTAGAAGCACCACAAAAGCTCCAGATGCTTGAATTAAATTTAAACTCTCGTTCATGAAAAAATAGCCCAACAATATGGCTACTACTGGAATAATATAGGTTACAGATGCTGCGAAAACAGGCGAAGACAATTGTATTAATTTAAAGAATAAAATATTAGACAATCCCGTGCCAACAACACCTAGAATTGCAATATATCCCATGGCTGTTTTTACTTTCTCATCTTGAACTACTTCAAAAAAATCAGAAAAATAAAGCACTAACAAAGCAGGAATGAATAGCACTACAAAATTACCAGTACTAATCGTTAAAGGTTTTAAATCGGAAAGGTATTTTTTAATTAGGTTAACATTTATACCATAGAACAAAGTAGCTAACAATACTAACAATGCGTAATAATAGTTTTTCGTTGTGTTTTCTCCATCGCTAAACCAAACTAATAAAACACAGCCTAAAAAACCAAGTATAACACCAAAAACTTGCCTTCTTTGCACATTTAATCCAAAAAATAGCAATCCTATGATAAGTGTATTTAAAGGCGTTAATGAGTTCAATATAGAGCTAACAGAGCCATCAATTTTTGAAAGCGCTATCGCAAAAAGGTAGACTGGTAAAAAAGTACCAAACAATGACGTGATTACAATATACTTCCATTTATGCAACGGAATTTTAGGAATTTGCTTAAATCCGACTGCTATAAGGAAAAAACCAGCAAACAGAATCCTCAAACTCCCCATTTGAATAGAGTTTACTCCCTTTAAACCTAATTGCATCAAAATAAAAGAACTCCCCCAAACACAACCCAAAAAAGCTAATAAATACCACTTAGTATTACTATTTTCCATAGAATATATTTTAAGTCTCAAAATTCACATTTTATTTTAACTTAACCTCTATTTTTTACATAAATTTGTATTATAAAAAATTTTAAATAAAAAACCATCTATATGAAAAGCATTAAAACATTAGCCTTTATTGCATTAACAGCAATCGCTTTTACAAGTTGTAAAAAAGAAAATACTGAAACACCCGAAATTAAGGTTGCAACAGCAACCAGTTCTGAAGAAGTGGCTGCAAATTTAGAAACTGCATCTTTTCATATTGACGGAATGACTTGCGAAATTGGATGTGCAAAACTAATAGAAGACAAACTATCTGGTTTAGAAGGTGTGAACACTGCTAAAGTAGATTTTGAAAACAAAACGGCTACCGTAACTTTTGAGAACGGAAAACAAACCGAAAAAACATTGGTTAAAACTGTTGAAGGTATTGCTGGAGGAGAATTATACAAAGTTTCAGAGGTAAAATCATCTACAGACAAAGCCTAATTATACAAAAAAGAAAGTACTCTTTTGGGAAATAAAAAAAAGGAATGTTTTAAAACATTCCTTTTTTTTATTTCCATTTTAAAGTTTCGACTAACTTTCTAATATCGTTTTTAATATAACTAGCCGCAGGCATTATAGAGTCATAATTAGGTTTTGCATAAAAATACAAGCTTCCAACCATGAAATTTTTCGTACTATCTGTTAAGTAAAACTGAGCGTTTGTTGCCGCATCTCCACCTACTTCATAAAACATCCCATAAACTTTGTTCTCTGCATTTATAAAAGGCTGTTCTGTAATATCATCTGCTTTTACAACGTGATCGTAGGTTAAT is a genomic window of Flavobacterium jumunjinense containing:
- a CDS encoding heavy-metal-associated domain-containing protein, with the translated sequence MKSIKTLAFIALTAIAFTSCKKENTETPEIKVATATSSEEVAANLETASFHIDGMTCEIGCAKLIEDKLSGLEGVNTAKVDFENKTATVTFENGKQTEKTLVKTVEGIAGGELYKVSEVKSSTDKA
- a CDS encoding type II toxin-antitoxin system RelE/ParE family toxin; its protein translation is MAYKIVVSPRAQKEIIKAIDYYLERSEDAPSNFITQLEKCYAFLESNPFFVIRYKNVRSLKLKKFPYSLYFNVNEKTEVIEILSCFHNRLNPKKRPKR
- a CDS encoding helix-turn-helix domain-containing protein: MEKIKIRELLGMKQEEIALLLEITRSQWAMYETGKRDLPTAAKLKLAEMLAFVQKKDSYWKKELPIHKEQTLQKKKKLEDLIVINKHHQFITELKLKDIKKKYNVNFNRLKTMRYFEMNPQKLSKKENLLLEVMSNRAKNEIEKKGLLKQLEIEVKLETLQEEEKVLKKKLNDLG
- a CDS encoding helix-turn-helix domain-containing protein, which codes for MNIGDKIKAVREAKNLSQKEISNMVQMDQSQYSKIENGKTDPTTNTLEKIAKALGIELSELFISDKIFKDINSADKTIMEKIRLIEMLDEKEQASIYNIVDGLVASKRLRNSLSNALSL
- a CDS encoding DMT family transporter, giving the protein MENSNTKWYLLAFLGCVWGSSFILMQLGLKGVNSIQMGSLRILFAGFFLIAVGFKQIPKIPLHKWKYIVITSLFGTFLPVYLFAIALSKIDGSVSSILNSLTPLNTLIIGLLFFGLNVQRRQVFGVILGFLGCVLLVWFSDGENTTKNYYYALLVLLATLFYGINVNLIKKYLSDLKPLTISTGNFVVLFIPALLVLYFSDFFEVVQDEKVKTAMGYIAILGVVGTGLSNILFFKLIQLSSPVFAASVTYIIPVVAILLGYFFMNESLNLIQASGAFVVLLGVYLSSRK
- a CDS encoding helix-turn-helix transcriptional regulator; its protein translation is MKSKEIKIEDIWNDKKKSGLKEFISANSAKQSKERMLTNKLLSIQYKLEDYIKNENDDAEVIKILDFVKMYLKVLNLTKKRLAAYFEMRDSNLQKYLSGERKLNAEVVLKLSAFSHTKPEHWYMVQVKNELIELKKQKKKISEYQKYDYRNLVEI